One Clavelina lepadiformis chromosome 1, kaClaLepa1.1, whole genome shotgun sequence genomic region harbors:
- the LOC143445975 gene encoding coiled-coil-helix-coiled-coil-helix domain-containing protein 2-like has product MPRARRSSAPIRRPAAERSSPPPAPSRHAPAHMPQQHVAAPAAASQGPGLMGQMAATAGGVAIGSVVGHGVSHALFGGGSSSAGESQPDTRYEQPMVQSQPPQQQAQQQPQVCSWELQQFLNCAQTQQDISLCDGFNEALKQCKRNYGVA; this is encoded by the coding sequence atgCCTCGGGCACGCCGAAGTTCTGCTCCCATTCGCCGACCAGCAGCAGAGAGATCAAGTCCGCCACCAGCTCCTTCCCGTCATGCTCCTGCACATATGCCCCAACAACATGTTGCTGCGCCAGCTGCAGCTAGCCAGGGCCCAGGTCTTATGGGACAAATGGCAGCTACGGCTGGTGGTGTTGCGATTGGGAGTGTTGTAGGACATGGAGTAAGTCATGCACTTTTTGGAGGAGGAAGCAGTTCTGCTGGAGAGAGCCAACCGGATACAAGATATGAACAACCAATGGTGCAGTCTCAACCACCTCAACAACAAGCTCAGCAACAGCCACAAGTTTGCAGCTGGGAGCTACAACAGTTCTTAAATTGTGCACAAACACAACAAGACATTTCACTTTGTGATGGATTTAACGAAGCTTTAAAGCAATGCAAGCGTAACTACGGCGTTGCATAG